A window from Podospora bellae-mahoneyi strain CBS 112042 chromosome 1 map unlocalized CBS112042p_1, whole genome shotgun sequence encodes these proteins:
- the TEF-1 gene encoding translation elongation factor EF-1 alpha (COG:J; EggNog:ENOG503NU3J), producing MGKEDKTHINVVVIGHVDSGKSTTTGHLIYKCGGIDKRTIEKFEKEAAELGKGSFKYAWVLDKLKAERERGITIDIALWKFETPKYYVTVIDAPGHRDFIKNMITGTSQADCAILIIAAGTGEFEAGISKDGQTREHALLAYTLGVKQLIVAINKMDTTKWSEARFNEIIKETSNFIKKVGYNPKTVAFVPISGFNGDNMLEASTNCPWYKGWEKEVKGGKATGKTLLEAIDSIEPPKRPTDKPLRLPLQDVYKIGGIGTVPVGRIETGVLKPGMVVTFAPSNVTTEVKSVEMHHEQLAEGVPGDNVGFNVKNVSVKEIRRGNVAGDSKNDPPMGAASFDAQVIVLNHPGQVGAGYAPVLDCHTAHIACKFSELLQKIDRRTGKAVEESPKFIKSGDAAIVKMVPSKPMCVEAFTEYPPLGRFAVRDMRQTVAVGVIKKVEKAAAGSGKVTKSAAKAGKK from the exons ATGGG caaggaggacaagactCACATCAACGTCGTCGTTATCGGCCACGTCGATTCCGGCAAGTCGACCACCACTGGTCACTTGATCTACAAGTGCGGTGGTATTGACAAGCGTACCATCGAGAAGTTCGAGAAG GAAGCTGCTGAGCTCGGCAAGGGCTCCTTCAAGTATGCCTGGGTTCTTGACAAGTTGAAGGCCGAGCGTGAGCGTGGTATCACCATCGATATTGCCCTCTGGAAGTTCGAGACCCCCAAGTACTATGTCACCGTCATCG ATGCCCCCGGCCATCGTGATTTCATCAAGAACATGATTACTGGTACTTCCCAGGCCGATTGCGCCATTCTCATCATTGCCGCCGGTACTGGTGAGTTCGAGGCTGGTATCTCCAAGGATGGCCAGACCCGTGAGCACGCTCTCCTCGCCTACACCCTCGGTGTCAAGCAGCTCATCGTCGCCATCAACAAGATGGACACCACCAAGTGGTCCGAGGCTCGCTTCAACgagatcatcaaggagacctccaacttcatcaagaaggtcGGCTACAACCCCAAGACTGTTGCCTTCGTCCCCATCTCCGGTTTCAACGGCGACAACATGCTTGAGGCTTCCACCAACTGCCCCTGGTACAAgggctgggagaaggaggtcaagggtGGCAAGGCCACCGGTAAGACCCTCCTTGAGGCCATCGACTCCATCGAGCCCCCCAAGCGTCCCACCGACAAGCCCCTCCGTCTTCCCCTCCAGGACGTCTACAAGATCGGCGGTATCGGCACAGTCCCTGTCGGCCGTATCGAGACTGGTGTCCTCAAGCCCGGTATGGTCGTTACCTTCGCTCCTTCCAACGTCACCACTGAAGTCAAGTCCGTCGAGATGCACCACGAGCAGCTCGCTGAGGGTGTCCCCGGTGACAACGTTGGTTTCAACGTGAAGAACGTCTCCGTCAAGGAAATCCGCCGTGGCAACGTTGCCGGTGACTCCAAGAACGACCCCCCCATGGGCGCCGCCTCTTTCGATGCCCAGGTCATcgtcctcaaccaccccggCCAGGTCGGTGCTGGTTACGCCCCCGTCCTCGATTGCCACACTGCCCACATCGCCTGCAAGTTCTCTGAGCTCCTGCAGAAGATCGACCGCCGTACTGGTAAGGCCGTTGAGGAGAGCCCCAAGTTCATCAAGTCTGGTGATGCTGCCATCGTCAAGATGGTTCCCTCCAAGCCCATGTGCGTTGAGGCTTTCACTGAGTACCCTCCCCTCGGTCGTTTCGCCGTCCGTGACATGCGTCAGACCGTCGCTGTCGGtgtcatcaagaaggtcgAGAAGGCCGCTGCTGGTTCCGGCAAGGTCACCAAGTCCGCTGCCAAGGCTGGCAAGAAATAA